A single genomic interval of Prochlorococcus marinus XMU1406 harbors:
- a CDS encoding DUF2237 family protein: MTINNQNQLNVLGEKIEICSCAPMTGWFRDGFCNYDKNDGGNHSICCVMDDNFLKYSQSQGNDLITPMPIYSFPGLKDGDHWCICLDRWKQALLDGLAPKVILESTNIVVLESVPLEKLKEYQFNKK; this comes from the coding sequence ATGACCATAAATAATCAAAATCAGTTAAATGTCCTTGGAGAAAAAATTGAGATTTGTAGTTGCGCACCCATGACAGGGTGGTTCAGGGATGGATTTTGCAACTATGACAAAAATGATGGAGGGAATCATTCAATATGTTGTGTAATGGATGATAATTTCCTGAAATATAGTCAATCACAAGGTAATGATTTAATAACTCCCATGCCTATTTATTCGTTCCCAGGACTAAAGGATGGTGATCATTGGTGTATTTGTCTTGATAGGTGGAAGCAAGCATTATTAGACGGTCTTGCACCAAAAGTCATATTAGAATCAACGAATATTGTAGTCTTAGAATCAGTACCTCTGGAAAAATTGAAAGAATATCAATTTAATAAAAAGTAA
- a CDS encoding DUF4922 domain-containing protein produces MSLEIYWKKALEQTRLSIDDESLYPLKTDIITRDLYEKDDFIIRKLDTSKFNKKKIYGPKQNPFCPWEKILEIDKIGDNHQLILNKYPVQKGHILLITNEWKPQNGWLDINDWRAIQQVNKDTSGLWFFNSSPIAGASQPHRHFQLLRRSKSEISCPREEWFLEMNSYQDLDSKLKKNIIVSKFNFLENPSCLLEFYLELCKKLGIGDPISDKKPIYPYNILITNKWIAIIKRKNDHIHGFSINGLGFAGYLLVTENSNINYLKKFGPEKLLESFV; encoded by the coding sequence ATGAGTTTAGAAATATATTGGAAAAAAGCACTAGAACAAACTCGATTATCAATTGATGATGAATCATTATATCCTCTCAAAACTGATATTATTACAAGAGATTTATATGAAAAAGACGACTTCATAATAAGGAAACTCGATACTTCAAAATTTAATAAAAAAAAAATTTATGGTCCTAAGCAAAATCCGTTTTGTCCTTGGGAAAAGATACTAGAAATTGATAAAATTGGTGATAATCATCAACTAATATTAAATAAGTACCCTGTACAAAAAGGTCATATTTTACTTATTACAAATGAATGGAAACCTCAAAATGGATGGTTAGATATTAATGATTGGAGAGCGATCCAACAAGTTAATAAAGATACTAGTGGATTATGGTTTTTCAATAGTTCTCCAATTGCGGGAGCAAGTCAACCTCACAGGCATTTTCAACTTCTGCGTAGATCTAAAAGTGAGATATCATGCCCTAGAGAAGAGTGGTTTTTAGAGATGAACTCATATCAAGATCTAGATAGTAAGCTTAAAAAAAATATTATTGTATCCAAATTTAATTTTTTAGAAAATCCATCATGTCTTTTAGAATTTTACTTAGAATTATGCAAGAAATTAGGAATTGGGGACCCTATTAGTGATAAGAAACCGATATATCCTTACAATATTTTAATAACTAATAAATGGATCGCTATTATAAAAAGAAAAAATGATCATATTCATGGTTTCAGTATTAACGGTTTAGGATTTGCAGGATATCTATTAGTAACTGAAAATTCAAATATTAATTATTTAAAGAAATTTGGCCCTGAAAAACTTCTAGAAAGTTTTGTTTGA
- a CDS encoding molecular chaperone DnaJ — protein MNIPENSNTKRISIDLPEELISRFDQLRKEWGFRARGPVIEKILKEILQEDDLLPKNQQQEIDFNEKKNNGNLNIDEDTALVLIKSDVKKEVNEISLNKKVINRDQYREKANLNISLPNFVEKKVKDLRRSINSEKLKENINDIQINTIKETELIKCRIALISHWKTLYGTVPNDHVVEAAMDWFGRDIWPNLDGTENLPFTWSAANKFMSELCPFWIKKNPSLEIVLLMIGVLEDPFATSDLINRIPTLMRRFVSRFKRYNRSNSFETLDSTMTVHGALKLLNLSTSAGSAHTLRKIRDAYKSKALETHPDAGGSTDQMRKLNEAYQLLKNLYKN, from the coding sequence TTGAATATTCCTGAAAATTCAAATACAAAAAGAATTTCAATTGATTTACCTGAGGAACTAATTTCCAGGTTTGATCAATTACGAAAAGAGTGGGGATTTAGAGCAAGAGGACCTGTAATAGAAAAAATACTTAAAGAAATTCTTCAAGAAGATGATTTACTACCTAAGAACCAACAGCAAGAAATAGACTTTAACGAGAAGAAGAATAATGGAAATTTAAATATTGATGAAGATACAGCATTGGTATTAATTAAATCAGACGTTAAAAAAGAAGTTAATGAGATATCTTTAAATAAAAAAGTTATAAATAGAGATCAATATAGAGAAAAAGCCAACTTAAACATAAGCCTTCCCAATTTTGTTGAAAAAAAAGTAAAGGATCTAAGAAGAAGTATTAATAGTGAAAAATTAAAAGAGAATATCAATGATATTCAAATTAACACAATTAAAGAAACTGAATTAATAAAATGTCGAATAGCGTTAATTAGTCATTGGAAAACCTTATATGGAACAGTTCCTAATGATCATGTAGTAGAAGCTGCGATGGATTGGTTTGGAAGGGACATATGGCCAAATCTTGATGGAACAGAAAATCTACCCTTTACGTGGAGTGCAGCCAATAAATTTATGTCTGAATTATGCCCATTTTGGATAAAGAAAAATCCATCCCTTGAAATTGTTTTATTAATGATTGGCGTTTTAGAAGACCCTTTTGCTACATCAGATTTAATTAATAGAATACCAACATTAATGAGGAGGTTTGTAAGTAGATTTAAGCGATATAACCGATCAAACTCATTTGAAACTTTGGACTCAACAATGACTGTACATGGAGCACTTAAATTATTGAATTTATCAACATCTGCAGGATCAGCTCATACATTACGAAAAATTAGAGATGCCTATAAATCAAAAGCCTTAGAGACGCATCCAGATGCTGGAGGATCAACAGATCAAATGAGAAAATTAAACGAAGCGTATCAATTGCTAAAAAATCTATATAAAAATTAG
- the pheT gene encoding phenylalanine--tRNA ligase subunit beta: MKVSQNWLKKLVEITATPEDLSEKLSIGGFEVESLEDCSENVNGVVLGKVLSVLKHEGSDKLSICQVDIGTAKNLQIICGASNIKPNIYVYVATVGAKLNAVDLTIKRSEIRGVISEGMICSLQELGLEDSSEGIEIIDDDLALKHELGTPGSDLLQLNDFIYDLAITANRPDGMSVIGIAREISALLESTLNFPELNHKYKIHLLKGMKLCPEAIDSNCIYTISCIDGVNGDKLSPKWLRDRIEKSGIKSINLLVDLTNYILLEQGQPLHAFDKEKLSNLIGKEVSPEDFSVRKAKDNESLVCLDGKKYELNENITVVTCCDKPVAIAGVIGGLETSVSNTTSSIYLEGAVFNPVIIRKSSKAVGIRTESSSRYEKGITSKNTISAVTRAINLLEEFFSINSPIINTSNLKKSEDIFIKLRRNRIHKILGPLIINDKFEKRNLSDNEIVDKLILIGCTLKNKEYGWDVAVIPNRSHDLIREIDLIEEIARLIGYDRFDLNLPNPIKPGKLSSEQLALRKVKNGFTENGFNEVLSYSLVPEDNEKLIKISNPLLLETSCLRDNIWKEHLEIVNRNIKAGQTGCYIFEIGNVFQKKNEFIQEEVLNGAIYGNRKFGKWINSDKDNDLNYYQARGKLKEALSSLNIKIEDKPSDAFNFLHPGRTAKLVIEGKDTGYFGEIHPKLILEKKSLKKVYLFSISVSNLLGASTRKNKWIPIYKQYPIVPKMERDINFVFSKKFLISEITSQIRKTGKNLLEDVNLIDVFEDTKFGDDHISYTFRLSYRDKDKTLLDSDITSIHSNIISNVEKCFNTKLRN; the protein is encoded by the coding sequence ATGAAAGTTTCTCAAAATTGGTTGAAAAAATTAGTAGAAATTACTGCTACTCCTGAAGATCTCTCTGAGAAATTGTCTATTGGTGGATTTGAGGTTGAATCATTAGAAGATTGTTCAGAAAATGTAAATGGTGTTGTTTTAGGTAAGGTATTATCTGTTTTAAAACACGAAGGATCTGATAAACTTTCAATTTGCCAAGTTGATATTGGTACTGCAAAGAATTTACAAATTATCTGTGGTGCAAGCAATATTAAACCAAATATTTACGTTTATGTTGCTACTGTCGGCGCGAAATTAAATGCAGTTGATTTAACTATTAAAAGAAGTGAAATTAGAGGTGTCATTAGTGAAGGAATGATATGCTCTTTACAGGAGCTTGGATTAGAAGACTCTAGCGAAGGTATAGAGATCATTGATGATGATTTAGCCTTAAAACATGAATTGGGCACTCCAGGGTCTGACTTGCTTCAATTAAATGATTTTATATATGATTTAGCTATTACAGCTAATAGACCTGACGGCATGTCTGTTATAGGAATAGCCCGTGAAATTTCTGCCCTTTTAGAATCCACATTAAATTTTCCAGAATTAAACCATAAATATAAAATTCATTTACTTAAGGGAATGAAACTTTGTCCAGAGGCTATAGACTCTAATTGCATATATACAATAAGCTGCATTGATGGAGTAAATGGAGATAAATTATCTCCAAAATGGCTTAGAGACCGTATAGAAAAATCAGGTATAAAGTCCATTAATCTTCTAGTTGATTTGACAAACTATATTCTTTTAGAACAAGGGCAACCCTTGCATGCGTTTGATAAAGAAAAACTATCTAATTTAATTGGAAAGGAAGTTTCTCCAGAAGACTTTTCTGTACGAAAAGCCAAGGATAACGAAAGCCTTGTTTGTTTAGATGGTAAAAAATATGAATTAAATGAAAATATTACAGTAGTTACATGCTGCGATAAACCTGTTGCTATTGCTGGGGTGATAGGTGGTTTAGAGACTTCTGTAAGCAATACTACGTCTTCTATTTACCTTGAAGGCGCCGTTTTTAATCCAGTCATTATAAGAAAATCTTCAAAGGCGGTTGGCATAAGAACAGAATCTAGCAGTAGGTATGAAAAAGGGATTACATCAAAAAATACAATAAGTGCAGTAACAAGGGCCATTAATCTTTTAGAAGAATTTTTTTCTATTAATTCACCAATTATCAATACATCGAATTTAAAAAAAAGTGAGGATATATTTATAAAACTACGGAGAAATCGAATACATAAAATTCTTGGTCCATTAATAATTAACGATAAATTTGAAAAAAGAAATTTATCTGATAATGAAATAGTTGATAAATTAATTCTCATAGGTTGTACTTTAAAGAATAAAGAATATGGCTGGGATGTAGCAGTAATTCCCAATAGATCACATGATTTAATAAGAGAAATAGATTTAATTGAAGAAATTGCGAGATTAATAGGGTATGACAGATTCGACTTAAACCTTCCTAATCCAATAAAGCCTGGAAAATTGTCATCAGAACAGTTAGCATTGAGAAAAGTAAAAAATGGCTTCACAGAAAATGGTTTTAATGAGGTACTAAGCTACTCTCTTGTTCCAGAAGATAATGAAAAACTTATAAAGATTTCTAATCCTTTGTTATTAGAAACAAGTTGCCTAAGGGATAATATCTGGAAAGAACATTTGGAGATAGTAAACCGTAATATAAAAGCTGGACAAACAGGTTGTTATATATTTGAAATTGGAAATGTTTTTCAAAAGAAAAATGAGTTCATTCAAGAAGAAGTGCTGAATGGTGCGATTTATGGAAATAGAAAATTTGGAAAATGGATAAATTCGGATAAGGATAATGACCTTAATTATTACCAGGCTAGAGGAAAGTTAAAGGAGGCTTTATCATCTTTGAATATAAAAATCGAAGATAAACCTTCTGATGCATTTAATTTTCTACATCCAGGAAGAACAGCGAAATTAGTTATTGAAGGTAAAGATACAGGTTATTTTGGTGAAATTCATCCTAAACTAATATTAGAAAAGAAGTCATTAAAAAAAGTTTATTTATTTAGCATAAGTGTCTCTAACCTTTTGGGAGCAAGTACTAGAAAAAATAAATGGATTCCAATATATAAGCAATATCCAATTGTTCCGAAAATGGAAAGGGATATAAATTTTGTTTTCAGTAAGAAATTTTTAATTAGCGAAATAACATCACAGATACGAAAAACAGGAAAAAATCTCTTAGAGGATGTAAATTTAATTGATGTTTTTGAAGATACTAAATTTGGAGATGATCATATAAGTTATACATTTAGATTATCTTATAGAGATAAAGATAAAACATTACTAGACTCGGACATTACATCTATACATTCAAATATTATTTCTAATGTTGAAAAATGTTTTAACACTAAATTGAGAAATTAA
- the rpmG gene encoding 50S ribosomal protein L33, protein MAKKGTRVVVTLECTEARTSTDPKRSNGVSRYTTEKNRRNTTERLELKKFNPHLNRMTIHKEIK, encoded by the coding sequence ATGGCCAAAAAAGGGACAAGAGTTGTAGTGACCCTGGAATGTACTGAAGCTAGGACAAGCACAGATCCTAAGAGATCAAATGGTGTCTCAAGATATACTACTGAAAAGAATCGTAGAAATACAACTGAAAGATTAGAACTAAAAAAGTTTAATCCTCATTTAAACAGAATGACAATTCATAAAGAAATAAAGTAA
- the rpsR gene encoding 30S ribosomal protein S18, which translates to MPNSIFKKQLSPIKPGDPIDYKDVELLKKFITERGKILPRRMTGLTSKQQRDLTLAVKRARIVALLPFVNPEG; encoded by the coding sequence ATGCCTAATTCAATTTTTAAAAAACAATTATCACCTATCAAACCTGGAGATCCTATTGACTATAAGGATGTAGAACTACTAAAAAAATTCATAACTGAGAGAGGTAAAATCCTACCAAGAAGGATGACAGGTTTAACCTCTAAGCAACAAAGAGATCTTACATTAGCTGTTAAAAGAGCCAGAATTGTAGCTCTTTTACCCTTCGTAAATCCTGAAGGATAA